A genomic window from Glycine max cultivar Williams 82 chromosome 17, Glycine_max_v4.0, whole genome shotgun sequence includes:
- the LOC100809446 gene encoding uncharacterized protein isoform X2, giving the protein MPGSRSSRTTVSEATVPVVAPIDVIVDAVQCMDQVEVVDVANEVHVRSICSGGNDDNHRKAAQQWENTITGVDQRFNSFSEFREALHKYSIAHGFAYKYKKNDSHRVTVKCKSQGCPWRVYASRLSTTQLICIKKMHCDHTCEGSAVKAGYRATRGWVGSIIKEKLKDSPNYKPKDIADDIKREYGIQLNYSQAWRAKEIAREQLQGSYIEAYTQLPLFCEKIKETNPGSFATFTTKEDSSFHRLFVAFHASTSGFQLGCRPLIFLDTTPLNSKYQGELLAATAVDGNDGIFPVAFAVVDTETEDNWRWFLQELKLATSTSEKITFVADFQNGLKKSLSDVFEKCYHSYCLRHLAEKLNKDLKGQFSHEARRFMVNDFYAAAYAPKLETFERSVENIKGISPEAYDWVIQSEPEHWANAFFNGARYNLLSSNFGQQFYSWVSEAHELPITQMIDALRGKMMETIYTRRVESNQWMTKLTPSKEELLQKETLVAPSLQVLFSQGSTFEVRGESVDIVDIDNWDCSCKGWQLTGVPCCHAIAVFECVGRSPYDYCSRYFTVENYRLTYAESIHPVPNVDKPPVQGESTSLVMVTPPPTKRPPGRPKMKQVESIDIIKRQLQCSKCKGLGHNRKTCKLS; this is encoded by the exons ATGCCTGGTAGTAG GTCAAGCAGGACAACTGTGTCGGAAGCCACTGTACCTGTTGTTGCTCCTATTGATGTCATTGTTGATGCTGTCCAATGCATGGATCAGGTAGAGGTGGTAGATGTAGCTAATGAAGTCCATGTACGTTCTATTTGTTCTGGGGGCAATGATGACAATCATCGTAAAGCTGCACAGCAGTGGGAAAATACCATCACTGGTGTGGACCAAAGGTTCAATAGTTTTAGTGAATTTCGAGAAGCTTTGCATAAATACTCTATTGCTCATGGGTTTGCttacaaatataagaaaaatgataGTCATCGTGTCACAGTCAAATGTAAATCTCAAGGCTGTCCTTGGAGAGTATATGCATCAAGGTTGTCAACCACTCAGTTGATTTGCATTAAGAAAATGCACTGCGATCATACTTGTGAAGGATCTGCCGTTAAAGCTGGGTATCGAGCAACTAGGGGTTGGGTGGGAAGTATTATAAAAGAGAAATTGAAAGATTCACCTAATTACAAGCCAAAGGATATAGCTGATGACATAAAACGGGAGTATGGGATTCAGTTAAATTATTCTCAAGCATGGCGTGCAAAAGAAATTGCTAGAGAGCAGCTTCAAGGCTCCTACATAGAGGCATATACTCAGTTACCATTGTTCTGTGAGAAGATAAAAGAGACCAATCCAGGGAGTTTTGCAACATTCACAACTAAAGAGGACTCAAGTTTCCATCGTCTCTTTGTAGCATTTCATGCCTCAACATCTGGTTTCCAGCTTGGCTGTCGCCCTCTCATTTTCCTTGACACAACTCCTTTAAACTCAAAGTACCAAGGGGAGTTATTGGCTGCAACTGCTGTGGATGGAAATGATGGCATTTTTCCTGTAGCTTTTGCAGTTGTAGACACTGAGACTGAAGACAACTGGCGCTGGTTTCTACAGGAACTGAAGTTAGCAACATCAACATCCGAGAAGATCACATTTGTTGCAGATTTTCAGAATggcttaaaaaaatcattgtctGATGTATTTGAAAAATGCTACCACAGCTATTGTTTACGCCACCTTGCTGAGAAATTGAACAAGGACTTGAAGGGACAATTTTCTCATGAGGCCAGACGTTTCATGGTTAATGATTTTTATGCTGCTGCTTATGCGCCCAAATTGGAGACTTTTGAACGTAGTGTTGAGAATATTAAAGGTATTTCTCCTGAAGCCTATGATTGGGTCATACAAAGCGAGCCAGAGCACTGGGCAAATGCATTCTTTAATGGGGCAAGGTACAATCTTCTTTCATCAAATTTTGGACAGCAATTCTACAGTTGGGTGTCAGAGGCACATGAATTGCCAATTACTCAAATGATTGATGCATTACGAGGTAAGATGATGGAAACAATTTATACACGACGAGTAGAATCTAATCAATGGATGACAAAGTTGACACCATCCAAGGAGGAATTACTCCAAAAGGAAACATTAGTTGCTCCTTCACTTCAAGTATTGTTCTCACAAGGTAGCACATTTGAGGTCCGTGGAGAATCTGTGGATATTGTTGACATTGATAATTGGGATTGTAGCTGCAAGGGATGGCAACTTACTGGTGTGCCCTGCTGTCATGCCATTGCTGTGTTTGAATGTGTTGGTAGGAGCCCATATGATTATTGTTCGAGATACTTCACAGTTGAGAATTATCGATTAACATATGCAGAATCTATTCACCCTGTGCCAAATGTTGACAAACCACCAGTCCAGGGTGAATCTACTTCTTTAGTTATGGTAACCCCTCCACCAACAAAGCGCCCTCCAGGTCGGCCAAAAATGAAGCAAGTTGAATCAATAGACATAATTAAACGTCAGCTTCAGTGCAGTAAGTGCAAGGGACTTGGCCACAATAGGAAGACATGCAAACTATCATAG
- the LOC100809446 gene encoding uncharacterized protein isoform X1 codes for MATRKVIAICQSGGEFVTDKEGSLSYSGGDAYAIDIDQQTSLSDFKSEIAEMFNCNVSTIIIKYFLPGNKKTLITVSKDKDLQRMVNFLGDANTVDVFVMSEEGAARNNNSNMPGSRSSRTTVSEATVPVVAPIDVIVDAVQCMDQVEVVDVANEVHVRSICSGGNDDNHRKAAQQWENTITGVDQRFNSFSEFREALHKYSIAHGFAYKYKKNDSHRVTVKCKSQGCPWRVYASRLSTTQLICIKKMHCDHTCEGSAVKAGYRATRGWVGSIIKEKLKDSPNYKPKDIADDIKREYGIQLNYSQAWRAKEIAREQLQGSYIEAYTQLPLFCEKIKETNPGSFATFTTKEDSSFHRLFVAFHASTSGFQLGCRPLIFLDTTPLNSKYQGELLAATAVDGNDGIFPVAFAVVDTETEDNWRWFLQELKLATSTSEKITFVADFQNGLKKSLSDVFEKCYHSYCLRHLAEKLNKDLKGQFSHEARRFMVNDFYAAAYAPKLETFERSVENIKGISPEAYDWVIQSEPEHWANAFFNGARYNLLSSNFGQQFYSWVSEAHELPITQMIDALRGKMMETIYTRRVESNQWMTKLTPSKEELLQKETLVAPSLQVLFSQGSTFEVRGESVDIVDIDNWDCSCKGWQLTGVPCCHAIAVFECVGRSPYDYCSRYFTVENYRLTYAESIHPVPNVDKPPVQGESTSLVMVTPPPTKRPPGRPKMKQVESIDIIKRQLQCSKCKGLGHNRKTCKLS; via the exons ATGGCTACGAGGAAAGTTATAGCTATATGTCAATCAGGGGGTGAGTTTGTGACTGATAAGGAAGGATCGTTGTCATACAGTGGGGGAGATGCCTATGCAATAGACATTGATCAGCAGACAAGTTTGAGTGATTTTAAGTCAGAGATAGCAGAAATGTTCAATTGCAATGTAAGTACGATAATTATCAAGTACTTCCTTCCTGGCAACAAGAAAACACTTATTACAGTGTCAAAAGACAAGGATTTGCAGCGCATGGTCAATTTCCTCGGAGATGCTAACACGGTTGAtgtgtttgttatgtcagaggaaGGAGCTGCTCGAAATAACAATTCCAACATGCCTGGTAGTAG GTCAAGCAGGACAACTGTGTCGGAAGCCACTGTACCTGTTGTTGCTCCTATTGATGTCATTGTTGATGCTGTCCAATGCATGGATCAGGTAGAGGTGGTAGATGTAGCTAATGAAGTCCATGTACGTTCTATTTGTTCTGGGGGCAATGATGACAATCATCGTAAAGCTGCACAGCAGTGGGAAAATACCATCACTGGTGTGGACCAAAGGTTCAATAGTTTTAGTGAATTTCGAGAAGCTTTGCATAAATACTCTATTGCTCATGGGTTTGCttacaaatataagaaaaatgataGTCATCGTGTCACAGTCAAATGTAAATCTCAAGGCTGTCCTTGGAGAGTATATGCATCAAGGTTGTCAACCACTCAGTTGATTTGCATTAAGAAAATGCACTGCGATCATACTTGTGAAGGATCTGCCGTTAAAGCTGGGTATCGAGCAACTAGGGGTTGGGTGGGAAGTATTATAAAAGAGAAATTGAAAGATTCACCTAATTACAAGCCAAAGGATATAGCTGATGACATAAAACGGGAGTATGGGATTCAGTTAAATTATTCTCAAGCATGGCGTGCAAAAGAAATTGCTAGAGAGCAGCTTCAAGGCTCCTACATAGAGGCATATACTCAGTTACCATTGTTCTGTGAGAAGATAAAAGAGACCAATCCAGGGAGTTTTGCAACATTCACAACTAAAGAGGACTCAAGTTTCCATCGTCTCTTTGTAGCATTTCATGCCTCAACATCTGGTTTCCAGCTTGGCTGTCGCCCTCTCATTTTCCTTGACACAACTCCTTTAAACTCAAAGTACCAAGGGGAGTTATTGGCTGCAACTGCTGTGGATGGAAATGATGGCATTTTTCCTGTAGCTTTTGCAGTTGTAGACACTGAGACTGAAGACAACTGGCGCTGGTTTCTACAGGAACTGAAGTTAGCAACATCAACATCCGAGAAGATCACATTTGTTGCAGATTTTCAGAATggcttaaaaaaatcattgtctGATGTATTTGAAAAATGCTACCACAGCTATTGTTTACGCCACCTTGCTGAGAAATTGAACAAGGACTTGAAGGGACAATTTTCTCATGAGGCCAGACGTTTCATGGTTAATGATTTTTATGCTGCTGCTTATGCGCCCAAATTGGAGACTTTTGAACGTAGTGTTGAGAATATTAAAGGTATTTCTCCTGAAGCCTATGATTGGGTCATACAAAGCGAGCCAGAGCACTGGGCAAATGCATTCTTTAATGGGGCAAGGTACAATCTTCTTTCATCAAATTTTGGACAGCAATTCTACAGTTGGGTGTCAGAGGCACATGAATTGCCAATTACTCAAATGATTGATGCATTACGAGGTAAGATGATGGAAACAATTTATACACGACGAGTAGAATCTAATCAATGGATGACAAAGTTGACACCATCCAAGGAGGAATTACTCCAAAAGGAAACATTAGTTGCTCCTTCACTTCAAGTATTGTTCTCACAAGGTAGCACATTTGAGGTCCGTGGAGAATCTGTGGATATTGTTGACATTGATAATTGGGATTGTAGCTGCAAGGGATGGCAACTTACTGGTGTGCCCTGCTGTCATGCCATTGCTGTGTTTGAATGTGTTGGTAGGAGCCCATATGATTATTGTTCGAGATACTTCACAGTTGAGAATTATCGATTAACATATGCAGAATCTATTCACCCTGTGCCAAATGTTGACAAACCACCAGTCCAGGGTGAATCTACTTCTTTAGTTATGGTAACCCCTCCACCAACAAAGCGCCCTCCAGGTCGGCCAAAAATGAAGCAAGTTGAATCAATAGACATAATTAAACGTCAGCTTCAGTGCAGTAAGTGCAAGGGACTTGGCCACAATAGGAAGACATGCAAACTATCATAG
- the LOC100805710 gene encoding CBL-interacting serine/threonine-protein kinase 1-like (The RefSeq protein has 1 substitution compared to this genomic sequence), translating into MVIINLVKKKKKSEREGMRLGKYDLGRTLGEGNFGKVKFARNTDSGQAFAVKIIDKNTIVDINITNQIIREIATLKLLRHPNVVRLYEVLASKTKIYMVLEYVNGGELFDIIASKGKHIEGEGRKLFQQLIDGVSYCHTKGVFHRDLKLENVLVDNKGNIKITDFGLSALPQHLREDGLLHTTCGSPNYVAPEVLANKGYDGATSDTWSCGVILYVILPGHLPFDDRNLVVLYQKIFKGDVQIPKWLTPGARNMIRRILDPNPETRITMAGIKEDPWFKKGYIPVNPEDEDVYVDQEAFSIHEQPNEAEQRNSGSPSLINAFQLIGMSSCLDLSGFFEKEDVSERKIRFASNLSVKDLIERIEDTATEMEFRVEKKNGKLKVIRENKVHKTLGCLSVVVEVFGISSSLYVVELRKSYGDGSVYKQLCNKLLNDLGIPPKQPLVRSAAN; encoded by the exons atggtGATTATAAACcttgtgaagaagaagaagaagagcgaGAGAGAAGGAATGCGACTTGGGAAATACGACTTGGGTAGGACTCTTGGTGAGGGCAATTTTGGCAAAGTCAAGTTCGCTAGGAACACTGATTCTGGCCAAGCTTTTGCTGTTAAGATCATTGACAAGAACACCATCGTCGATATCAACATCACCAATCAG ATAATTAGGGAAATAGCGACCTTAAAGCTCCTACGGCATCCCAACGTTGTTAGATTATATGAG GTCTTGGctagcaaaacaaaaatttatatggtacttgagtacgtgaatggaGGGGAGTTATTTGACATAATT GCATCCAAAGGTAAACACATCGAAGGTGAAGGTAGAAAGCTGTTCCAACAGTTAATTGATGGGGTGAGCTACTGCCACACTAAAGGTGTCTTCCACAGGGATCTCAAG CTTGAGAATGTACTAGTGGATAACAAAGGGAACATCAAAATAACTGATTTTGGTCTTAGTGCTTTACCCCAGCATCTTAGG GAAGATGGATTGCTGCATACAACTTGTGGAAGTCCCAATTATGTTGCACCAGAGGTACTTGCTAATAAGGGCTATGACGGTGCAACATCAGATACATGGTCATGTGGTGTTATATTGTATGTGATCCTAACAGGACACTTACCTTTTGACGATAGAAATCTTGTAGTTCTCTATCAGAAG ATTTTTAAAGGAGATGTTCAGATACCAAAATGGCTAACACCGGGTGCACGGAATATGATAAGGAGAATTCTTGATCCTAACCCCGAAACACGGATAACAATGGCTGGGATCAAAGAAGATCCATGGTTCAAGAAGGGTTACATTCCAGTAAATCCTGAGGATGAGGATGTATATGTTGACCAAGAAGCCTTTTCCATCCATGAACAG CCAAATGAAGCAGAACAGAGGAATTCAGGATCACCATCCCTAATCAATGCATTTCAGTTGATAGGGATGTCTTCATGCTTAGACCTCTCTGGCTTTTTTGAGAAAGAG GATGTTTCTGAGAGAAAGATAAGATTTGCGTCAAATCTTTCGGTTAAAGATCTGATCGAGAGGATTGAAGATACTGCGACAGAAATGGAATTTAGAGTCGAGAAGAAAAATGGCAAA TTGAAAGTGATCCGAGAGAACAAAGTGCACAAAACTCTTGGCTGCCTCTCAGTGGTAGTAGAG GTGTTTGGAATAAGCTCATCATTGTATGTAGTAGAATTAAGGAAGTCTTATGGAGATGGTTCTGTATATAAACAG TTAtgcaataaattattaaatgatttggGAATTCCCCCCAAGCAACCGCTAGTGAGATCAGCAGCAAATTAG
- the LOC100809446 gene encoding uncharacterized protein isoform X3, which yields MDQVEVVDVANEVHVRSICSGGNDDNHRKAAQQWENTITGVDQRFNSFSEFREALHKYSIAHGFAYKYKKNDSHRVTVKCKSQGCPWRVYASRLSTTQLICIKKMHCDHTCEGSAVKAGYRATRGWVGSIIKEKLKDSPNYKPKDIADDIKREYGIQLNYSQAWRAKEIAREQLQGSYIEAYTQLPLFCEKIKETNPGSFATFTTKEDSSFHRLFVAFHASTSGFQLGCRPLIFLDTTPLNSKYQGELLAATAVDGNDGIFPVAFAVVDTETEDNWRWFLQELKLATSTSEKITFVADFQNGLKKSLSDVFEKCYHSYCLRHLAEKLNKDLKGQFSHEARRFMVNDFYAAAYAPKLETFERSVENIKGISPEAYDWVIQSEPEHWANAFFNGARYNLLSSNFGQQFYSWVSEAHELPITQMIDALRGKMMETIYTRRVESNQWMTKLTPSKEELLQKETLVAPSLQVLFSQGSTFEVRGESVDIVDIDNWDCSCKGWQLTGVPCCHAIAVFECVGRSPYDYCSRYFTVENYRLTYAESIHPVPNVDKPPVQGESTSLVMVTPPPTKRPPGRPKMKQVESIDIIKRQLQCSKCKGLGHNRKTCKLS from the coding sequence ATGGATCAGGTAGAGGTGGTAGATGTAGCTAATGAAGTCCATGTACGTTCTATTTGTTCTGGGGGCAATGATGACAATCATCGTAAAGCTGCACAGCAGTGGGAAAATACCATCACTGGTGTGGACCAAAGGTTCAATAGTTTTAGTGAATTTCGAGAAGCTTTGCATAAATACTCTATTGCTCATGGGTTTGCttacaaatataagaaaaatgataGTCATCGTGTCACAGTCAAATGTAAATCTCAAGGCTGTCCTTGGAGAGTATATGCATCAAGGTTGTCAACCACTCAGTTGATTTGCATTAAGAAAATGCACTGCGATCATACTTGTGAAGGATCTGCCGTTAAAGCTGGGTATCGAGCAACTAGGGGTTGGGTGGGAAGTATTATAAAAGAGAAATTGAAAGATTCACCTAATTACAAGCCAAAGGATATAGCTGATGACATAAAACGGGAGTATGGGATTCAGTTAAATTATTCTCAAGCATGGCGTGCAAAAGAAATTGCTAGAGAGCAGCTTCAAGGCTCCTACATAGAGGCATATACTCAGTTACCATTGTTCTGTGAGAAGATAAAAGAGACCAATCCAGGGAGTTTTGCAACATTCACAACTAAAGAGGACTCAAGTTTCCATCGTCTCTTTGTAGCATTTCATGCCTCAACATCTGGTTTCCAGCTTGGCTGTCGCCCTCTCATTTTCCTTGACACAACTCCTTTAAACTCAAAGTACCAAGGGGAGTTATTGGCTGCAACTGCTGTGGATGGAAATGATGGCATTTTTCCTGTAGCTTTTGCAGTTGTAGACACTGAGACTGAAGACAACTGGCGCTGGTTTCTACAGGAACTGAAGTTAGCAACATCAACATCCGAGAAGATCACATTTGTTGCAGATTTTCAGAATggcttaaaaaaatcattgtctGATGTATTTGAAAAATGCTACCACAGCTATTGTTTACGCCACCTTGCTGAGAAATTGAACAAGGACTTGAAGGGACAATTTTCTCATGAGGCCAGACGTTTCATGGTTAATGATTTTTATGCTGCTGCTTATGCGCCCAAATTGGAGACTTTTGAACGTAGTGTTGAGAATATTAAAGGTATTTCTCCTGAAGCCTATGATTGGGTCATACAAAGCGAGCCAGAGCACTGGGCAAATGCATTCTTTAATGGGGCAAGGTACAATCTTCTTTCATCAAATTTTGGACAGCAATTCTACAGTTGGGTGTCAGAGGCACATGAATTGCCAATTACTCAAATGATTGATGCATTACGAGGTAAGATGATGGAAACAATTTATACACGACGAGTAGAATCTAATCAATGGATGACAAAGTTGACACCATCCAAGGAGGAATTACTCCAAAAGGAAACATTAGTTGCTCCTTCACTTCAAGTATTGTTCTCACAAGGTAGCACATTTGAGGTCCGTGGAGAATCTGTGGATATTGTTGACATTGATAATTGGGATTGTAGCTGCAAGGGATGGCAACTTACTGGTGTGCCCTGCTGTCATGCCATTGCTGTGTTTGAATGTGTTGGTAGGAGCCCATATGATTATTGTTCGAGATACTTCACAGTTGAGAATTATCGATTAACATATGCAGAATCTATTCACCCTGTGCCAAATGTTGACAAACCACCAGTCCAGGGTGAATCTACTTCTTTAGTTATGGTAACCCCTCCACCAACAAAGCGCCCTCCAGGTCGGCCAAAAATGAAGCAAGTTGAATCAATAGACATAATTAAACGTCAGCTTCAGTGCAGTAAGTGCAAGGGACTTGGCCACAATAGGAAGACATGCAAACTATCATAG
- the LOC732637 gene encoding lea protein isoform X1, which produces MASRVVSVLVIAMMLFAMNCNCTSVGHMPSTKEEGHDFQEAKAKTTQTANKAMETGKDGKEAAESWTEWAKEKLTEGLGFKHDQESTTKKVSDYAGDAAQKSKDYAGDTAQKTKDYAGDTAQKTKDYAGDTAQTSKDYAGDAAQKSKGYVGDAAQKTKEYVGDAAQKTMDYATDAAQKTKDYATQKTKDYASDATDAAKKTKDYAAQKTKDYASDATDAAKKTKDYAAQKTKDYASGGAQKTKDYASGAAQKTKDYASDAAQRTKDHASDGAQKSKEYAGDVAQNAKDYAQKSKDYAGDAVQNIKDYANDAAHKSKDYAGDASHKSKEASDYASETAQKTKDYVGDAAQKSKEASEYASDAAQRTKEYAGDATKRSKEASDHANDMARKTKDYASDTAQRTKEKLQDIASDIRMTPFISV; this is translated from the exons ATGGCTTCGAGGGTGGTTTCGGTTTTGGTGATAGCGATGATGTTGTTTGCCATGAACTGTAACTGCACTAGTGTTGGCCACATGCCTTCAACCAAAGAGGAAGGTCACGATTTTCAGGAGGCTAAAGCCAAGACAACACAAACTGCGAACAAGGCCATGGAAACTGGTAAAGATGGGAAAGAAGCCGCAGAGTCATGGACAGAATGGGCTAAAGAGAAACTCACTGAAGGTCTTGGCTTCAAACATGATCAAGAATCCACCACTAAGAAAGTCTCTGACTATGCCGGTGATGCTGCTCAGAAATCAAAGGACTATGCCGGTGACACTGCTCAGAAAACCAAGGACTATGCCGGTGACACTGCTCAGAAAACCAAGGACTATGCCGGTGACACTGCACAGACATCAAAGGACTATGCCGGTGATGCTGCTCAGAAATCAAAGGGCTATGTCGGTGATGCTGCACAAAAGACCAAAGAATATGTTGGTGATGCTGCTCAGAAGACCATGGATTATGCCACTGATGCAGCACAGAAGACCAAAGATTATGCTACTCAGAAGACTAAGGACTATGCAAGTGATGCAACTGATGCTGCAAAAAAGACTAAAGATTATGCTGCTCAGAAGACCAAGGATTATGCAAGTGATGCAACTGATGCTGCAAAAAAGACTAAGGATTATGCTGCGCAGAAGACCAAGGACTATGCCAGTGGTGGTGCGCAGAAGACCAAGGACTATGCCAGTGGTGCTGCGCAGAAGACCAAGGACTATGCAAGTGATGCTGCGCAGAGGACCAAGGACCATGCAAGTGATGGTGCTCAAAAGAGCAAAGAATATGCGGGTGATGTAGCACAGAATGCCAAAGATTATGCTCAAAAGAGCAAAGATTATGCGGGTGATGCTGTACAGAATATCAAAGATTATGCAAATGATGCAGCGCACAAGAGCAAAGATTATGCTGGTGATGCTTCTCACAAGAGCAAAGAAGCTTCTGATTATGCCAGTGAGACGGCTCAGAAGACCAAAGACTATGTTGGTGATGCTGCTCAGAAAAGCAAAGAGGCTTCTGAATATGCTAGTGATGCGGCTCAGAGGACCAAAGAGTATGCTGGTGATGCCACCAAGAGAAGCAAAGAGGCTTCTGATCATGCCAATGACATGGCTCGGAAGACCAAAGACTACGCCAGTGACACTGCTCAGAGAACCAAGGAAAAACTCCAAGACATTGCATCTG ATATTCGGATGACACCCTTTATCTCAGTATGA
- the LOC732637 gene encoding Lea protein precursor produces MASRVVSVLVIAMMLFAMNCNCTSVGHMPSTKEEGHDFQEAKAKTTQTANKAMETGKDGKEAAESWTEWAKEKLTEGLGFKHDQESTTKKVSDYAGDAAQKSKDYAGDTAQKTKDYAGDTAQKTKDYAGDTAQTSKDYAGDAAQKSKGYVGDAAQKTKEYVGDAAQKTMDYATDAAQKTKDYATQKTKDYASDATDAAKKTKDYAAQKTKDYASDATDAAKKTKDYAAQKTKDYASGGAQKTKDYASGAAQKTKDYASDAAQRTKDHASDGAQKSKEYAGDVAQNAKDYAQKSKDYAGDAVQNIKDYANDAAHKSKDYAGDASHKSKEASDYASETAQKTKDYVGDAAQKSKEASEYASDAAQRTKEYAGDATKRSKEASDHANDMARKTKDYASDTAQRTKEKLQDIASEAGQYSTEKAREMKDAAAEKASDIAKAAKQKSQELKDKLGGQHRDAEL; encoded by the exons ATGGCTTCGAGGGTGGTTTCGGTTTTGGTGATAGCGATGATGTTGTTTGCCATGAACTGTAACTGCACTAGTGTTGGCCACATGCCTTCAACCAAAGAGGAAGGTCACGATTTTCAGGAGGCTAAAGCCAAGACAACACAAACTGCGAACAAGGCCATGGAAACTGGTAAAGATGGGAAAGAAGCCGCAGAGTCATGGACAGAATGGGCTAAAGAGAAACTCACTGAAGGTCTTGGCTTCAAACATGATCAAGAATCCACCACTAAGAAAGTCTCTGACTATGCCGGTGATGCTGCTCAGAAATCAAAGGACTATGCCGGTGACACTGCTCAGAAAACCAAGGACTATGCCGGTGACACTGCTCAGAAAACCAAGGACTATGCCGGTGACACTGCACAGACATCAAAGGACTATGCCGGTGATGCTGCTCAGAAATCAAAGGGCTATGTCGGTGATGCTGCACAAAAGACCAAAGAATATGTTGGTGATGCTGCTCAGAAGACCATGGATTATGCCACTGATGCAGCACAGAAGACCAAAGATTATGCTACTCAGAAGACTAAGGACTATGCAAGTGATGCAACTGATGCTGCAAAAAAGACTAAAGATTATGCTGCTCAGAAGACCAAGGATTATGCAAGTGATGCAACTGATGCTGCAAAAAAGACTAAGGATTATGCTGCGCAGAAGACCAAGGACTATGCCAGTGGTGGTGCGCAGAAGACCAAGGACTATGCCAGTGGTGCTGCGCAGAAGACCAAGGACTATGCAAGTGATGCTGCGCAGAGGACCAAGGACCATGCAAGTGATGGTGCTCAAAAGAGCAAAGAATATGCGGGTGATGTAGCACAGAATGCCAAAGATTATGCTCAAAAGAGCAAAGATTATGCGGGTGATGCTGTACAGAATATCAAAGATTATGCAAATGATGCAGCGCACAAGAGCAAAGATTATGCTGGTGATGCTTCTCACAAGAGCAAAGAAGCTTCTGATTATGCCAGTGAGACGGCTCAGAAGACCAAAGACTATGTTGGTGATGCTGCTCAGAAAAGCAAAGAGGCTTCTGAATATGCTAGTGATGCGGCTCAGAGGACCAAAGAGTATGCTGGTGATGCCACCAAGAGAAGCAAAGAGGCTTCTGATCATGCCAATGACATGGCTCGGAAGACCAAAGACTACGCCAGTGACACTGCTCAGAGAACCAAGGAAAAACTCCAAGACATTGCATCTG AGGCTGGTCAATACAGTACAGAGAAGGCCAGAGAAATGAAGGATGCAGCAGCAGAGAAGGCTAGTGACATTGCAAAGGCTGCAAAGCAAAAATCACAAGAGCTGAAAGACAAATTAGGTGGACAACACCGGGATGCTGAGCTTTGA